A window from Exiguobacterium marinum DSM 16307 encodes these proteins:
- a CDS encoding PAS domain-containing sensor histidine kinase, giving the protein MENHANLQSKLLHALPYGVALIQKDGTIVQANRPFLEQFPENLQTRANLFHMVNQSPITMELSRRMEQGLPWMYELPTMRVHANPWEDNYILSIEPLPHDTRVTIQHNAFEAMMHTELDMAMIMTDANLLITRFNQGATELFGYAPHEVLYEMTPFALFESRELSEKRSAYQDEMEQLLSFEQMLRLALDKGDREWKFQCKDRTHFIGKLFMHPVYEQEQLIGFFFFVFDVSPEIELKRELRYKEQRYRMFAESVIEAVLFHEDGMILDANKAAESIFKIPAEQMVGRQTIEFIAEGYRADVLRRIRNHIQTPYEVIGRREDGTFLEMEVYPKEVTYQGQTLRVAVMRDISDRKKVERMLEREKNAIARQRDVIQSILQASNEAFVLTESNGSVLFMNVHARRLMDLPGIAPNKIQERIPLLSTFRPRDRSEMLRKMDQLLDGTAQEVSMRFSIPQPSDRDEEYYEMYGTIMDTKRQFGMDSGFLFVFRNRTEEERMDQIKNELVSTVSHELRTPLSSLSGYIELMLARDLTPEKRERFLKTMAKEAKRLTALLNDFLDIQRMEDGHQEYKQDHFSLNKLVLEVIERFRETNDHAIHFDNADNDMLLIADRNRIEQVLVNLISNAIKYSPNEQEIEVRIRQDHNQAHVSIRDFGIGIPEHAFEKLFTKFYRVDNSDTRKIGGTGLGLSICKEIIESHGGSIEVESSIGKGSTFTFTLDLAEETS; this is encoded by the coding sequence ATGGAGAATCACGCCAATCTCCAAAGTAAGTTACTACATGCACTACCTTATGGGGTTGCTTTAATACAGAAAGATGGAACAATCGTCCAAGCAAACCGCCCATTTCTAGAGCAATTTCCAGAGAATCTGCAGACTCGTGCTAACCTTTTCCATATGGTCAACCAGTCGCCGATTACGATGGAATTGTCTCGTCGCATGGAACAAGGGCTTCCTTGGATGTATGAACTACCGACGATGCGTGTGCACGCTAACCCTTGGGAAGATAATTATATCCTCTCCATCGAACCTCTCCCTCACGATACACGCGTGACGATTCAGCATAACGCCTTTGAGGCGATGATGCACACAGAACTCGATATGGCGATGATTATGACGGATGCGAATCTGTTAATCACTCGATTTAATCAAGGCGCAACAGAACTGTTCGGCTATGCACCCCATGAAGTGCTCTATGAAATGACTCCGTTCGCTCTATTTGAATCGAGAGAGTTGAGCGAGAAGCGCTCCGCGTACCAGGACGAAATGGAACAGCTGCTTTCTTTTGAACAAATGCTGCGCCTTGCTCTCGACAAAGGAGACCGGGAGTGGAAGTTTCAATGTAAGGACCGGACACATTTCATCGGAAAACTATTCATGCATCCGGTGTACGAGCAAGAGCAACTCATCGGCTTTTTTTTCTTTGTGTTCGATGTGAGCCCGGAGATCGAATTAAAACGAGAGCTGCGTTATAAAGAACAACGCTATCGTATGTTTGCCGAATCCGTCATCGAAGCCGTCCTGTTTCATGAGGATGGGATGATTCTCGATGCGAACAAAGCGGCGGAATCCATTTTTAAAATCCCTGCCGAACAGATGGTCGGCCGCCAAACCATCGAGTTCATCGCAGAAGGGTACCGGGCTGACGTACTGAGACGCATTCGGAACCATATTCAAACCCCTTATGAAGTGATTGGACGGCGAGAAGATGGGACATTCTTAGAAATGGAAGTATATCCGAAAGAAGTGACGTATCAAGGTCAAACGTTACGGGTAGCCGTCATGCGTGACATCAGTGACCGTAAAAAAGTAGAGCGTATGCTCGAACGTGAAAAAAATGCAATCGCCCGTCAACGGGATGTCATTCAATCCATTTTGCAAGCGTCGAATGAAGCATTCGTCTTAACCGAATCGAACGGGAGTGTCTTGTTCATGAACGTCCATGCGCGACGACTCATGGATTTACCTGGAATCGCTCCGAATAAAATTCAGGAACGTATCCCGCTCCTCTCTACGTTCCGTCCACGTGATCGAAGCGAAATGTTACGCAAGATGGACCAACTTCTCGACGGAACGGCTCAAGAGGTGTCGATGCGCTTCTCCATCCCACAGCCGAGCGACCGGGATGAAGAATATTACGAGATGTACGGGACAATTATGGATACGAAGCGACAATTCGGTATGGATAGTGGCTTCTTATTCGTGTTCCGGAACCGGACTGAAGAAGAACGAATGGATCAGATTAAAAATGAATTAGTGAGTACGGTCTCACATGAACTCAGAACACCACTCTCCTCGTTGTCAGGGTACATCGAATTGATGCTCGCACGTGATTTGACACCTGAAAAACGAGAACGGTTCTTGAAGACGATGGCGAAGGAGGCCAAACGGCTGACTGCTTTACTAAACGATTTTTTGGACATTCAACGCATGGAGGATGGGCATCAGGAATATAAACAAGATCATTTTTCTTTGAATAAACTCGTCTTAGAAGTGATTGAACGCTTCCGTGAAACGAATGACCACGCTATCCATTTCGACAATGCCGATAATGACATGCTGTTGATTGCTGACCGAAACCGGATTGAACAGGTACTTGTCAACTTGATTTCAAATGCCATCAAGTATTCGCCGAACGAACAAGAAATCGAAGTACGAATCCGACAAGACCACAACCAGGCTCATGTATCCATTCGGGACTTCGGAATCGGTATTCCTGAGCACGCTTTCGAGAAATTATTTACAAAGTTCTACCGGGTCGACAATTCGGATACGCGTAAAATCGGCGGGACCGGTCTCGGTCTTTCCATTTGTAAAGAAATTATCGAATCACACGGCGGAAGCATTGAAGTAGAATCGAGTATCGGAAAAGGATCAACTTTTACATTCACATTAGACTTAGCGGAGGAAACGTCATGA
- a CDS encoding SDR family oxidoreductase, with translation MNNYAFTGFPGFLAGKLIEHLASLPHQIGTIYALHLPNQQREAEELRDTLLSTTSLEPRQLVLVEADITLPEVILDPIMRSVIERDVHYVFHLAAAYDLSIPYDTGYRVNILGTKHVTAFAKRSKQLKRYVYFSTAYIAGYRRGTVYENELWHRAQFKNHYEATKYEAEALVSREMGIMPITIIRPGIVIGHSRTGETKKFDGVYFVLKLMAQLQQMRPLPYIGRANVEVNLVPYDYVVEATAFLAHSPDGMKRTFHLTDPFPHGAREVYRMLHETMFQRSPRGTVPHAVADAAFTAWNGAKRLEVPHELLEYFKHPAHFDTTQTIRALDGTGIVCPDLQDYLPEIVRYFMTHKKP, from the coding sequence ATGAACAATTATGCCTTTACCGGATTCCCTGGATTTTTAGCAGGAAAATTAATTGAACACCTCGCTTCGTTACCTCACCAAATCGGAACGATCTATGCGTTACATCTTCCGAACCAACAGCGTGAAGCGGAAGAACTACGGGATACGTTGCTGTCCACGACATCCCTCGAGCCTCGTCAGCTCGTCTTAGTGGAGGCTGATATCACGTTGCCTGAAGTGATTCTTGATCCGATTATGCGGTCCGTCATCGAGCGAGACGTGCATTACGTCTTTCACCTTGCTGCTGCCTACGACCTAAGCATTCCTTATGATACCGGTTATCGTGTCAATATCCTCGGAACGAAACATGTAACAGCGTTCGCCAAGCGCTCGAAACAATTAAAGCGTTACGTATACTTCAGTACAGCCTATATCGCTGGATATCGTCGGGGAACGGTCTATGAAAACGAGTTATGGCATCGGGCACAGTTTAAAAATCATTATGAAGCGACTAAATACGAAGCAGAAGCGCTCGTCTCACGTGAGATGGGAATCATGCCGATCACCATCATTCGGCCTGGTATCGTGATTGGCCATAGTCGAACAGGAGAAACGAAAAAGTTTGACGGTGTCTATTTCGTACTGAAGTTGATGGCTCAACTCCAGCAGATGCGACCATTGCCTTATATCGGTCGAGCAAACGTCGAGGTGAATCTCGTTCCTTATGATTACGTAGTGGAAGCGACCGCCTTCTTGGCACACTCTCCAGACGGGATGAAACGAACGTTCCATCTGACAGACCCCTTCCCACACGGGGCGCGAGAAGTGTATCGTATGTTGCATGAGACGATGTTTCAACGTTCTCCTCGCGGGACCGTTCCTCACGCCGTTGCCGACGCGGCATTTACTGCATGGAATGGTGCTAAACGGCTCGAAGTTCCTCACGAACTATTGGAGTACTTTAAACATCCCGCTCACTTTGACACGACACAAACGATCCGTGCGCTCGACGGGACGGGAATCGTCTGTCCAGATTTACAAGATTATCTACCGGAGATCGTCCGTTATTTCATGACACACAAAAAGCCCTGA
- a CDS encoding TrkH family potassium uptake protein → MRHRLSARELRLKRVESLYRIVFEKPARFIAGGFLLAIFIGATLLYMPFAQDEPVSWIDCLFIATSAGTVTGLSTVDIGTSFNTFGELVIVALIQIGGLGFMTIALMLLSVLGKKIGLKQRIILQESLNLAGPGGTVRLVRNIIFTTVIVQFIGMLFLTFELYSTENYSFISALHYGFFHAVSAFNNAGFALFPDSLMSFEQNTAIVVTIALMIMVGGLGFTTIADATEVRGWKRLALHSKIMILSLLVINGIAWFMLMMFEWVSNEGALYGRSFGEALHVTFFQAVTTRTAGFNTIDIATMAPVSIGLILILMYIGAGAASTGSGIKVTTLAVIFADMWAFIAGKKETVIMERTIDAFQIKKAYVVAISSFFFILIITTLVILTNGHIPASAILFETVSAFGTVGLSLGITAELNDAGKGLIMFMMLLGRVGSLTILFTVARQVDRKIRYPKEKILIG, encoded by the coding sequence ATGCGGCATAGATTGTCAGCGCGTGAGTTGCGCTTAAAGCGAGTCGAGTCACTCTATCGAATCGTATTTGAAAAACCTGCTCGTTTCATTGCGGGCGGCTTCTTACTTGCGATTTTTATTGGGGCAACTCTTTTATATATGCCATTTGCCCAAGATGAGCCTGTTTCTTGGATTGATTGCCTATTCATCGCGACTTCTGCGGGAACTGTGACGGGGTTATCTACGGTTGATATTGGAACATCTTTCAATACATTCGGGGAATTAGTCATTGTTGCTCTTATTCAAATCGGTGGTCTCGGCTTTATGACAATCGCATTAATGCTCTTGAGCGTATTGGGTAAGAAAATCGGATTGAAACAACGAATAATTTTACAGGAATCATTAAACTTAGCAGGACCGGGTGGAACGGTACGACTTGTAAGAAACATTATTTTTACGACTGTAATTGTGCAATTCATCGGGATGTTATTTTTAACGTTTGAACTTTATAGTACAGAAAATTATTCTTTCATCTCAGCGCTACACTATGGTTTTTTCCATGCTGTTTCTGCCTTTAACAATGCAGGGTTCGCATTATTTCCGGATAGCCTGATGTCGTTTGAACAGAACACGGCGATTGTTGTAACGATTGCACTCATGATCATGGTTGGTGGTCTCGGCTTTACGACCATTGCCGACGCGACAGAAGTAAGAGGGTGGAAACGCCTCGCACTTCATTCGAAAATCATGATTCTATCTCTGCTTGTCATCAATGGGATCGCTTGGTTCATGCTAATGATGTTTGAATGGGTATCGAACGAAGGTGCTTTGTATGGACGATCGTTCGGTGAGGCGCTACATGTGACATTCTTTCAAGCCGTGACGACGCGAACAGCCGGTTTCAATACAATCGATATCGCCACGATGGCGCCTGTATCAATCGGCTTAATTTTGATTCTCATGTATATCGGGGCTGGTGCAGCGTCGACTGGGTCTGGGATTAAAGTGACGACACTTGCAGTCATCTTCGCGGATATGTGGGCGTTCATCGCAGGAAAAAAAGAAACGGTTATTATGGAACGGACGATTGATGCGTTTCAAATAAAAAAAGCATACGTCGTCGCAATTTCGAGTTTCTTTTTTATTCTTATAATCACGACACTTGTTATTTTGACGAACGGTCACATTCCAGCGAGTGCCATTTTATTTGAGACAGTCTCGGCATTCGGGACGGTGGGATTATCGCTAGGAATCACCGCGGAATTGAACGATGCTGGAAAAGGTCTGATTATGTTCATGATGCTTCTCGGACGTGTCGGATCGCTGACGATTCTCTTTACCGTCGCGCGACAAGTCGACCGGAAAATTCGCTATCCAAAAGAGAAGATTTTGATTGGGTGA
- the motA gene encoding flagellar motor stator protein MotA, with protein sequence MDVVTLVGLILGFLTLVGGMILKGAGVAPLINPAALVIIFVGTAAAVSIAVSKEQLQNVPKLFKILFKKQELPSKSGLLTQFVDLSTQARKEGLLSLETALEQVEEPFLRQGMMMVIDGQPSEYIAEVMSRDIENMEQRHKANSDIFTQAGTYAPTLGVLGAVIGLIAALKDLSDIEKLGHAISAAFVATLFGIFTGYVLWFPFANKLKQYSKSEVIIKEMMIEGILSIQSGESPKTLEDKLSVYLSPKERADYEAQKEA encoded by the coding sequence ATGGATGTCGTCACGTTAGTCGGACTCATACTCGGGTTCCTCACCCTCGTCGGTGGAATGATATTAAAAGGAGCAGGTGTTGCGCCGCTGATCAACCCAGCCGCACTGGTTATCATTTTTGTCGGTACAGCCGCAGCGGTCAGTATTGCCGTATCGAAAGAGCAGCTGCAGAACGTCCCCAAACTGTTTAAAATCTTGTTCAAAAAACAAGAACTCCCAAGTAAATCCGGATTGCTCACGCAATTCGTCGACTTGTCGACGCAAGCTCGGAAAGAGGGCCTCTTATCACTCGAAACGGCGCTCGAACAAGTCGAAGAACCGTTTTTACGTCAAGGCATGATGATGGTCATCGACGGTCAGCCTTCTGAATATATTGCGGAAGTCATGTCACGTGACATCGAAAACATGGAACAACGCCATAAAGCGAACTCCGACATTTTTACCCAAGCCGGGACATACGCCCCGACACTCGGGGTACTCGGAGCCGTTATCGGATTGATTGCAGCTTTAAAAGATTTATCGGATATTGAAAAGCTCGGCCATGCCATTTCAGCAGCATTCGTGGCAACATTATTCGGAATTTTCACCGGATACGTGCTCTGGTTCCCATTTGCGAATAAACTCAAGCAGTATTCAAAGAGTGAAGTCATCATCAAGGAAATGATGATTGAAGGGATTTTATCGATTCAAAGCGGTGAATCTCCAAAAACGTTAGAAGATAAACTGTCTGTGTATTTGTCTCCAAAGGAGCGAGCTGACTATGAAGCGCAAAAAGAAGCATGA
- a CDS encoding flagellar motor protein MotB, which translates to MKRKKKHDHEEHIPEGWLIPYADLLTLLLALFIVLFASSNVDQTKLEKMSQSFNQVFSGGVSVFQASTASNSDISRTDKTDTTANPRTYELAQLDELKEDVNQYIKKNGLESQIKATINSSGLVLTIQDRALFNLGEATLDTDARNVAQNISQILEKAGKREIVVSGHTDNIPINTARFPSNWELSSARATAFMRGLLANDALNPAQFTLASYGEFKPIATNDTEEGRSKNRRVEVLIKPLVDLSEGEPKMIETITLPD; encoded by the coding sequence ATGAAGCGCAAAAAGAAGCATGATCATGAAGAACACATTCCGGAAGGATGGCTGATTCCTTACGCCGATTTGTTGACCCTCCTGCTTGCGCTTTTCATCGTGTTATTTGCATCGAGCAATGTCGACCAGACAAAGCTTGAGAAAATGTCACAGTCTTTCAACCAAGTATTCTCAGGAGGCGTCAGCGTCTTTCAGGCTTCGACCGCCTCAAACAGTGATATCAGTCGGACGGATAAAACCGATACGACCGCCAACCCACGCACATACGAGCTAGCTCAGCTTGATGAGTTGAAAGAAGATGTGAATCAATACATTAAAAAGAATGGGCTTGAAAGCCAAATCAAAGCGACCATCAACTCGAGTGGTCTGGTCTTGACGATTCAAGATCGTGCCCTCTTCAACTTAGGAGAGGCGACACTCGATACGGATGCTCGGAACGTTGCTCAAAACATCAGTCAGATTTTAGAGAAAGCTGGAAAACGAGAAATTGTCGTTTCCGGCCATACTGATAACATCCCAATCAACACAGCACGTTTCCCGTCAAACTGGGAACTCAGTTCGGCTCGTGCGACAGCGTTCATGCGTGGCCTTTTAGCAAATGACGCCTTGAACCCGGCTCAGTTCACACTGGCAAGTTACGGTGAATTTAAACCAATCGCGACGAACGACACAGAAGAAGGTCGCTCGAAAAATCGACGCGTCGAAGTGCTAATTAAACCACTCGTCGACCTTTCCGAAGGCGAACCAAAGATGATTGAAACCATCACCCTACCTGACTAA
- a CDS encoding dihydrolipoyl dehydrogenase family protein, which yields MKDYQLIVIGGGAAGMTVAAGAANLGVKVALVEKNKHLGGDCLHVGCVPSKALIAASKEANAMMRAARVLGTEFNGREHYQMSKARVDKARAIIQDHDGTERFEKIGVDVYIGEASFQSPHELKVGNDLLIGKKFVISTGSKPTVPPIDGLDQVPYLTNETVFEEKTLPESLIVIGAGTVGLELAQSFVRLGSQVTVLEAQEDFLPKEDKDVSTYLKSQLEMAMRLKIGVKVKRVDEIDGRVRVTTEVDGETIEYEADKLLMATGRVPRIDALRLDRANVQVTKGYIDVSSSYRTSQSHIFAIGDTIKTLPFTHAAGEEGKAVVANALFGLWNKVDYSKLPWITFTDPEVFHVGMTEQEAREHYGDDIETYEAKLSEVDRFIAERQEAGFVKVITKKNGKIIGAHAVGESAGDWMQIVVYAMQRGDKIGKLSRMIYPYPSRSEAVKKVTDLYWRKRLFESPLTELARRYFKLMQ from the coding sequence ATGAAGGATTATCAGTTGATAGTCATCGGTGGTGGTGCCGCTGGAATGACGGTGGCCGCGGGTGCTGCAAATTTAGGTGTGAAAGTAGCGCTTGTTGAAAAGAATAAACACTTAGGTGGAGACTGCCTACATGTTGGATGTGTACCATCTAAGGCGCTGATTGCCGCATCAAAAGAAGCAAATGCGATGATGCGGGCGGCGCGTGTCCTCGGAACAGAGTTCAATGGAAGAGAGCATTACCAAATGTCTAAGGCACGAGTCGACAAGGCACGTGCTATCATTCAAGACCATGACGGGACAGAACGCTTTGAAAAGATTGGCGTGGACGTCTATATTGGAGAAGCCTCGTTCCAAAGTCCGCATGAACTAAAGGTGGGGAACGATTTATTGATTGGGAAAAAATTTGTTATCTCGACGGGGTCGAAACCAACAGTCCCTCCCATCGATGGACTAGATCAAGTCCCATACTTAACAAATGAAACCGTCTTTGAAGAAAAGACGCTTCCAGAGAGTTTGATTGTCATCGGTGCCGGAACGGTCGGACTCGAGCTAGCTCAATCATTCGTTCGACTTGGCTCTCAAGTCACGGTGCTCGAGGCGCAGGAAGACTTCCTTCCGAAAGAAGACAAAGACGTCTCAACGTATTTAAAATCCCAACTTGAGATGGCGATGCGCTTAAAAATCGGCGTGAAGGTGAAACGAGTCGATGAAATCGATGGACGAGTCCGTGTCACGACAGAAGTAGATGGTGAAACGATTGAATATGAGGCGGACAAATTGCTCATGGCGACAGGTCGCGTTCCACGGATTGATGCGCTTCGTCTCGACCGGGCAAACGTTCAAGTGACGAAAGGGTATATCGACGTCTCATCTTCGTATCGAACGTCACAATCACATATCTTTGCGATTGGGGATACAATCAAGACGCTGCCGTTCACACATGCGGCCGGTGAAGAAGGGAAGGCGGTTGTCGCGAACGCACTATTTGGGTTATGGAACAAGGTCGACTATAGTAAGCTACCGTGGATTACGTTCACAGACCCTGAAGTGTTTCACGTTGGCATGACAGAGCAGGAGGCGCGCGAGCATTACGGCGATGACATCGAGACGTATGAAGCGAAACTGTCCGAAGTTGATCGCTTTATCGCTGAGCGGCAAGAGGCTGGTTTTGTCAAAGTCATTACGAAGAAAAATGGAAAGATTATCGGTGCGCATGCGGTCGGTGAATCGGCAGGCGATTGGATGCAAATCGTCGTCTATGCGATGCAACGTGGCGATAAGATCGGGAAGTTGTCTAGGATGATTTATCCATATCCGTCGCGAAGTGAGGCGGTGAAGAAAGTCACGGATCTTTATTGGCGGAAACGCTTGTTTGAAAGTCCGCTCACAGAACTTGCAAGACGCTACTTTAAATTGATGCAATAA
- a CDS encoding DUF1499 domain-containing protein — protein MANQSLKPLKGSPNAVSTQTSIEELRMSPLPYAGSREQSVEAIKMAMNQLSRAELVKETDDGLHYVVTSKVMRFKDDVDFLFDDATQQIEFRSASRVGYSDLGVNRKRMENVSEQYRRLIR, from the coding sequence ATGGCAAATCAATCCTTGAAGCCGTTAAAAGGAAGTCCGAACGCCGTTTCGACACAAACCTCGATTGAGGAATTGCGTATGTCTCCATTGCCATATGCGGGCAGTCGCGAGCAATCGGTTGAAGCAATCAAGATGGCAATGAATCAATTGTCTCGGGCCGAACTGGTGAAAGAAACAGACGATGGTCTTCATTATGTGGTGACTTCGAAAGTGATGCGATTTAAAGATGATGTCGATTTTCTATTTGATGATGCGACTCAACAAATCGAGTTTAGGTCCGCATCCCGTGTCGGTTATTCAGACCTCGGCGTGAATCGAAAACGGATGGAAAATGTGAGTGAACAATATCGGAGGTTGATTCGATGA
- a CDS encoding sensor histidine kinase: MKQQLVIRMMIVVTIVLLLLVSVLSYGTYRYYYEYESEALLSHATTSAYLYPQAQVGFETPSAFSVLVRTFGYPGTDLTIVDRSGSIVKTTGQRTRQASFSQEQLQELARGESVVQDYDVGEEHYLSVTSPIVTNDTSEFAISFTRPLEDLDTLIREIWMTVVIIGVLIWLLALYTVIRIADRFVRPIRQMIETADEMAQGDFDVSVESNEKHELGALARTLTYLGAKVQQHQSTRNEFLSSVSHELRTPLTSIKGWTETIRGGDEKLSEETELGLSIIHSETERMIGLVEQLLDYTKIEESRLVLYRQELDLVSLLRKVTLQLKQSLEDKDITLVERYPQKSVGLFDENRLKQVFLNILENAIRFSPDGGTLTIRFVQSERVAFISIIDEGPGISREHLQRITEMFYQAQVTEGSSGLGLAISKELIEAHEGKLVIESEIGHGTTVTVLLPLDPSELH, from the coding sequence ATGAAACAACAGTTAGTCATTCGCATGATGATTGTTGTGACGATCGTCTTACTTCTGCTCGTCAGCGTCTTGTCTTACGGGACATATCGATACTATTACGAGTATGAGTCAGAAGCGTTACTGAGTCATGCGACAACAAGTGCATATCTATATCCTCAAGCCCAAGTCGGGTTTGAGACGCCTAGTGCGTTCTCTGTCCTCGTCCGAACATTCGGATATCCAGGAACCGATTTGACGATTGTCGACCGGAGCGGTTCGATTGTCAAAACGACCGGTCAACGGACTAGACAGGCCTCTTTTTCTCAAGAACAATTACAAGAGCTTGCACGAGGTGAATCGGTCGTACAAGACTATGATGTCGGTGAAGAGCACTATCTGTCTGTCACGAGCCCAATTGTGACAAATGATACGTCAGAGTTTGCCATTAGTTTCACGCGCCCGCTTGAAGACTTGGATACGCTCATTCGCGAAATTTGGATGACGGTCGTCATAATTGGTGTCTTGATCTGGTTACTTGCTCTGTACACCGTCATTCGGATTGCCGATCGCTTCGTCAGACCGATTCGTCAAATGATTGAAACCGCTGATGAGATGGCTCAGGGCGACTTCGATGTATCGGTTGAATCGAATGAGAAACATGAGCTAGGGGCATTGGCTCGAACCCTCACGTATTTAGGTGCGAAAGTGCAACAACATCAATCGACACGGAACGAATTTCTCTCGAGCGTCTCACATGAGCTTCGAACACCTCTCACATCGATTAAAGGATGGACCGAGACGATTCGGGGAGGCGATGAGAAACTGTCTGAAGAAACAGAGCTTGGTTTGAGCATCATCCATTCCGAAACGGAGCGTATGATTGGTCTTGTGGAACAGTTACTTGATTATACAAAAATCGAAGAGAGTCGATTGGTCTTGTATCGTCAGGAACTGGATTTAGTTTCCTTGTTGCGAAAAGTGACGTTGCAGTTAAAGCAGTCACTCGAAGACAAAGACATCACGCTCGTTGAACGGTATCCTCAAAAGTCGGTCGGACTTTTTGATGAGAACCGATTGAAGCAAGTGTTTTTAAATATTCTCGAGAACGCGATTCGCTTCTCACCAGACGGTGGGACATTGACGATTCGTTTCGTTCAATCAGAACGCGTCGCCTTCATCTCGATCATCGATGAAGGTCCTGGTATTTCTCGTGAGCATTTACAGCGCATCACAGAGATGTTTTATCAAGCTCAAGTGACGGAAGGGAGTAGCGGTCTCGGACTTGCGATTTCGAAGGAATTGATCGAGGCACACGAAGGAAAACTGGTCATCGAGAGTGAGATTGGACACGGGACGACCGTGACCGTTTTATTACCGCTCGATCCGAGCGAACTACATTAA
- a CDS encoding response regulator transcription factor, whose product MNRILVAEDEHAIRSFIIVNLKRAGFDVFEATNGREAVTAFDREPFDVVLLDVMMPEMDGFEACAAIRDIDENVGIIMLTARTLEEDKIEGLGKGADDYIAKPFSPGELVARIQALLRRVEKVKRKDSKRLKSGPFAIDLAAKQVTKYGQSIDLTPTEYDLICHLVQNEEIVLSRDALLDAVWGVNYFGDRKTVDVNIRRLRQKIEDDPSHPIYIETLWGHGYKWRRHEA is encoded by the coding sequence ATGAATCGAATTTTAGTAGCTGAGGATGAACATGCGATTCGCAGCTTCATTATTGTCAACTTAAAACGAGCAGGATTCGATGTGTTCGAGGCAACAAACGGTCGTGAAGCGGTTACCGCGTTTGATCGTGAACCGTTTGACGTTGTTTTGTTAGATGTCATGATGCCAGAAATGGATGGATTCGAAGCATGTGCCGCTATTCGGGATATCGATGAAAACGTCGGAATCATCATGTTGACGGCACGAACGCTCGAAGAAGATAAAATTGAAGGACTCGGAAAAGGAGCAGACGATTACATCGCTAAACCGTTTAGTCCAGGTGAGTTGGTCGCGCGCATTCAAGCATTATTGCGCCGAGTCGAGAAAGTGAAACGAAAAGACTCGAAACGCTTGAAGTCGGGACCGTTCGCAATCGACCTTGCAGCGAAGCAAGTGACAAAGTACGGACAATCTATTGATTTAACACCAACAGAGTACGACTTGATTTGTCATCTCGTTCAAAATGAAGAGATCGTCTTGTCACGCGATGCGTTACTCGACGCGGTATGGGGGGTCAATTACTTCGGCGATCGAAAAACGGTCGATGTCAATATTCGACGCCTGCGTCAAAAAATCGAAGACGATCCGAGTCATCCGATCTATATTGAGACGTTATGGGGTCACGGATATAAATGGCGGAGACATGAGGCATGA